The following are from one region of the Sandaracinus amylolyticus genome:
- a CDS encoding four helix bundle protein produces MLVLDIYPIARRALRRIGTLAAQIERRDVDLARQLRRAGTSILLNLREGTQSQGRNRNARYWNAAGSANEVLGCLDCAEDLGYVREIDPALRDELDHVISVVVRIARKSG; encoded by the coding sequence GTGCTCGTGCTCGACATCTATCCCATCGCACGACGAGCCCTTCGTCGAATCGGAACGCTCGCCGCGCAGATCGAACGGCGCGACGTCGATCTTGCGAGACAGCTGCGCCGCGCCGGCACCTCGATCCTGCTGAACCTGCGTGAAGGAACGCAGTCGCAAGGTCGGAATCGCAATGCGCGGTACTGGAACGCGGCGGGCAGCGCCAACGAGGTGCTCGGCTGCTTGGATTGCGCCGAGGATCTCGGATACGTGCGCGAGATCGACCCCGCGCTACGAGACGAGCTCGATCACGTGATCAGCGTCGTCGTCCGGATCGCCCGGAAGTCGGGATGA
- a CDS encoding DUF3025 domain-containing protein, translated as MHGRSDASLAGSQADRREVWPGALLTSPVLASVAPWAARLARFPRFPAVSELDATLRDRLAIEPGVALEPQVKTRRRRGPVDRDALYEVRIHVHRRVPTRERSWHDLTNALVWAAFPRSKRALTARQLAILDAVLPRDAARLPSARTREQDALAMLDEGGIVVLVTHAHHGDATRAHEGGDEDALRQLRDGGHAAPLVFGHAMMEHALEGTLDVRGYGVVLGVDALPETLEARVDLADRVLAAWIARTDELLRPSPWRGLSLAGVVA; from the coding sequence ATGCACGGGCGAAGCGACGCGTCGCTCGCTGGCTCGCAGGCGGATCGCCGCGAGGTCTGGCCCGGCGCTCTGCTCACGAGCCCGGTGCTCGCGTCGGTCGCGCCGTGGGCCGCGCGCCTCGCACGATTTCCTCGTTTTCCCGCGGTCTCGGAGCTCGACGCGACGCTGCGCGATCGACTCGCGATCGAGCCCGGCGTCGCGCTGGAGCCGCAGGTGAAGACGCGGCGGAGGCGTGGCCCGGTCGATCGCGACGCGCTCTACGAAGTGCGCATCCACGTCCACCGCCGCGTGCCGACGCGCGAGCGCTCGTGGCACGACCTCACGAACGCGCTGGTCTGGGCAGCGTTCCCGCGGAGCAAGCGCGCGCTCACCGCACGGCAGCTCGCGATCCTCGACGCGGTGCTCCCGCGCGACGCGGCGCGGCTGCCCAGTGCCCGCACGCGCGAGCAGGACGCGCTCGCGATGCTCGACGAGGGCGGCATCGTGGTGCTCGTCACCCATGCCCACCACGGCGACGCGACGCGCGCCCACGAGGGCGGCGACGAGGACGCGCTGCGGCAGCTGCGCGACGGGGGGCACGCTGCGCCGCTGGTGTTCGGGCACGCGATGATGGAGCACGCGCTCGAGGGCACGCTCGACGTGCGCGGCTACGGTGTCGTGCTCGGGGTCGACGCGCTGCCCGAGACGCTCGAGGCGCGGGTCGACCTCGCGGATCGCGTGCTCGCGGCGTGGATCGCGCGCACCGACGAGCTGCTCCGCCCCTCGCCGTGGCGGGGCCTCTCGCTCGCCGGCGTGGTCGCCTGA